TGTGCAGCGCGGTTTACTGGGCGAGTCCGGTGGAGAGAAATTCCGTCAGGACTTTGATGAAAATGCCAAACAGGCGCTGGACAGGATGGCGCTGGTGATGAGCCTGCTCAAAGATTACCCTGAAGTGCAAGGCAACAAGGCCCAATTCCAGCGCGAATATGATGCCTGGCTGAATGCGGCCACGCAGGTGTTTACCATGGCAGACAAGCAGAGCCCCGTGGCGGCAGCCAATTACAGCAACGAGGTGGTGATGCCGCTCTTTAAGGCATTGCGAGGGCATTACGATAAAACCGGTGAGTGGGTAAAAAACAAAGCGGATGAGGTCACAACTCAGGCGCTTAATGCCAGCCAGAACGAAGTCAATTTAATGTTTTTTATCATTACCTTGGTGGTGCTGGTCAGCATCCTGAGTGTGGTGTTTGGCCCAAGATTGGTCACCTCCCGGGTAGAAGAGCTCGACACCATGATTGCCGCCATCAGTGAAGGAGAAGGGGATCTTCGCGGCAGACTGGATGACAGCGGCCGTGACGAATTGTCGCTGCTGGCCAGAACCTTCAACGGCCTGATGATGAAACTGCAACAGTTGATTTCAACCATCAAAAGTGATGCGGTTTCGCTGGATGCCCGGGTCGTAGGCCTCAATCACTCAGCCAAAGAGAGTGAAAAAATATCCTCTGAACAAAATGCCAACCTCGAACAGATAGCCACGGCGGTGCATCAACTCAGCCATGCAGTGCATGAGGTGGCCGCCAGTTCTCAAAATGCCCTCAGCGATACCGAGCATGCCAACGGCCTTATCAAGGAATCCACTGCCGTGGTGGGCCAATCGGTTGAGCGGGTGCAGCAGCTGGCAGGTGTGGTGTCCCACGCCAGCGAGGTGATTCAGCATCTCGCATCCGAGTCCAAGCAAATCGTCACAGTGCTGGATGTCATTCGCGGTATTGCCGAGCAAACCAACCTGCTGGCACTGAATGCTGCCATTGAAGCCGCGAGGGCCGGTGAGCAGGGACGGGGCTTTGCCGTGGTAGCGGACGAAGTCAGAACCCTGGCAAGCCGTACCCAGCAATCCACCGAGGATATTCAGCGCATGGTGGCCGGACTGGAAGCCGGCGTCAGTGAGGCGGTATCGGCGATAGACTCAGGTACCCGTCAGGTGGATTCTGTGGTTGAGGCGTCGGGCAGCATTACCCGGGCCCTGGCTGGTGTGGATGAGGCGGTGTCCCGTACCAAGGATCTGATTTACCTGATTGCCACCGCCACAGAGGAGCAGAGCAAGGTGGTGGATGAGGTGAATCAGAATATCAGCTCACTGAATCTTCTCTCTCAAGAGAGTATTGGTGTTGTCAGGCGTACCCGGGAAGCGGCTGATGAAATCGCCCAGATTGGCACTGGCCTGTCGGGTAATGTTGGGCGCTTTTTGGTGTAACGCCTGTTTAAGGTGACAGTCAGAATTGGGCCCTCCTGTGAGGGCCCTTTTACTGTTGGCGCTCAGCGCTCAGTTTGAGGAACCTGAATTGCCGTGTCCGCAAGTGGCACAGGCATCACTTTCAGGGCTTCTTTTCCTGCGTCATTCAGGTTCTGGTTCAGTGATGCGGCGCCTTGTGCAAAGGGTTCAAGGGCTGTGGGCCAGGTGGGAACGGCCGAAGCCAGACTGCCCTGCACGGCTTGCTGCAGCGGCTCGGCAAACACCTGGGTCACATCACCCTTTATCAGCATCACCGCCATTTGGTTGGTATCGCTGTTCCAGACGAATCCGGCCTTTTCAGCCATCTCGGGTACCGGTGTGTAGCGGGAGACCAGATAAAACAGCGGGCCTTCCTGCTGCAGTTCATTGGCGGTTTGCAGCAGGCTCACTGCAGTGCCGTAATGCTCACCGAGCAAGGGTTCGAGGCGGCTTTTTATCACGGGCTGCTGAAGCAGGTTTACCTCATTGGGATCCAGTCCCACCAAGGGTTTCATCAGCGCCCACAGCAGTTGGCTCTGGGGCGACAGCAGTAGCATGGGGGCAACACAGGCCTGCAAAAACAGCGTGCACAACAGGGCCGTAGCCCAGGGGCGAAGCGAGACAGACAACATGGAGTAAGGATTCCGATAGGGGTTGGTGGGCTTGGGGCTGCACACCTCGGGTGGCGAGCCGGCGAGCATTCTAGCCTTGCCCGTAAGGCCCCGCTATGGGGGCAAGCGGCGAAATTTTTTTGTACTGAGGGTCAAGGCCACTGACCGACCCAAGCTCGCCTTTGGGGGGAGGCGAAGGTACAATGGCCGCTGATTTTTCAATTCTTTTGGGTATGGTTTTCGTACCTGAATTGGCAGGAGCCTATGCACGTACACATTCTCGGGATTTGCGGCACCTTTATGGGTGGTCTGGCGCTCTTGGCGCGGGCCATGGGACACAAGGTTACAGGATCGGATGCCAACGTGTATCCGCCCATGAGCACTCAGCTCGAAGAGCAGGGCATTGAATTAATCCAGGGCTTTGACCCAGTGCAGCTTGAAAGCGAGCCCGACCTGGTGGTGATTGGCAACGCCATGAGCCGGGGCAACCCCTGTGTGGAAGCTGTACTCAATAAAGGCATGGCCTACACCTCCGGGCCACAATTTTTGCGCGACCATATATTGCCCGGCCGCTGGGTGCTGGCGGTGGCCGGTACCCACGGTAAAACGTCCACTTCCAGCATGCTGGCCTGGGTATTGGAACATTGCGGCTATGAGCCGGGTTTCCTGATAGGCGGCGTGCCGCAAAACTTTGGCGTATCGGCCCGTCTGGGGAACTCCCCCTTCTTTGTGGTCGAGGCCGACGAGTACGACAGTGCCT
The window above is part of the Shewanella litorisediminis genome. Proteins encoded here:
- a CDS encoding methyl-accepting chemotaxis protein; amino-acid sequence: MHLNELTIRTKFSIPLVVIVIMTVVIATVSIINAKRLSSDAQNLATTFLAAVDAGLNADRDLYQALTASQSYVQRGLLGESGGEKFRQDFDENAKQALDRMALVMSLLKDYPEVQGNKAQFQREYDAWLNAATQVFTMADKQSPVAAANYSNEVVMPLFKALRGHYDKTGEWVKNKADEVTTQALNASQNEVNLMFFIITLVVLVSILSVVFGPRLVTSRVEELDTMIAAISEGEGDLRGRLDDSGRDELSLLARTFNGLMMKLQQLISTIKSDAVSLDARVVGLNHSAKESEKISSEQNANLEQIATAVHQLSHAVHEVAASSQNALSDTEHANGLIKESTAVVGQSVERVQQLAGVVSHASEVIQHLASESKQIVTVLDVIRGIAEQTNLLALNAAIEAARAGEQGRGFAVVADEVRTLASRTQQSTEDIQRMVAGLEAGVSEAVSAIDSGTRQVDSVVEASGSITRALAGVDEAVSRTKDLIYLIATATEEQSKVVDEVNQNISSLNLLSQESIGVVRRTREAADEIAQIGTGLSGNVGRFLV